The sequence below is a genomic window from Setaria italica strain Yugu1 chromosome IV, Setaria_italica_v2.0, whole genome shotgun sequence.
TATCAAGtcatggggtgtttggataccccatgccaaagtttagcacctgtcacatcggatgtttggatactaattatgagtattaagcataggctaattacaaaactaattgcacagatggatttTAATTCGtcagacgaatctattaaacctaattagtccatggtttgataatgtggtgctacaataatcATTTAccaatgatggattaattaggcttaatagattcatctcgtaaattagcacggggttctgcaattagttttataattacctcatatttagtcctcctaatatCGAACGTTCAATATAACACTGCTAACCAAACACGCGCTGTGACGAGGAAAGAAACCGGCATCGGACGTCAGGCCGTGGGAAATAAAGGACGCTTCGTTTGGCTCCCCCGAGTGCAACAGTAGGCAACAGGAGTAACAGTTGGGCGAAAGGCTGATTGGCCTAATGGGCTAATGCGATAGAATTTTGGGCCCTAGAAAATTGGGGgccctgttctaccgaacagtCTGCACGCCCATGGGGACGGGCCTGTGGTTTCCTGCACGTTGTAATGTCGCTACTTGACCATGCGTTGCAACCACTGTCTTGCTTTCTATCGACTATTTAGATCGGAAGAAATTTGGTTCATGAGGGAACCCATGTCTGTTGAAGAGCAATCAGAGTAGAAGGCAAAACATGAAGGTTTATACTAGTTCAGGCCTTCACGACTGGGATCTATATTATCTCGGTGAGTTGCACGATGGTGCTAGGTTACAAGGTGAATTTGGGCTAAGGATCCAATGATTACAACAGAGGGGATACCTAGCTACTTATGCCTgtgtttctttccttgcaaGATAAAAAAGTCTTCGTGTCCCATAAGGCTTCTTCGAGTCAGAGACGATGTTCAGTAATCCTCATGGTCAGGCCACCACTCTGTCTTGTTGCTTCCTATTCCATGTGTCGAGCTGGAGGATGTGTCTGGTGACGGCAGCGCAATATCCAACGGCTCCATGGTTTGGTAGTTTGACGAGACGATTTCACTCGACATGGCTTATGATCTTGCTCTTACTCCTAAGCTGGCTCTCTACCTACTCCTCTCCCTCTTCTTGGTGTTGCTCTTGCTCTGTCTTGTGTGATCACAATataaggtagtgtttggttttggggtCGAAGtaggttgggttggagccgacgcACTTCGACCCATGTTTGGTTGGTGAGGGTAGAGGTTGGGTCTAACCCACTAGAGGAATATTCCTCAAATATTCGGGTTCAACTCATCCCTCAAAATCGGTGGGATCCCGTGGACCCAGACGGAGGCCTACGTCTCGCGCTCGCCTGCGCGCCTCCCTCAGCTCCATCTCGCCCTcgggcgccgcctccctcgGGCACGGTGGGGGAGCTCAGGCTGGCAGCAGCGAGGCTCAggccggcgcggggagggggAGGTCGGGCTAGCGCGGGGGGAGCtcaagccggcggcggcggggctcatGCCGGCATGGCAATGGGGCTCAGGCGACCGGCGGGAGCGAGCTCGGGCTGGCGTGGCGGGGGAGCTCAGGCCGGCACGGTGAAGGGGAACttgggccggcgcggcggggggaGCTCCAGCCGGTGATGGGGGAGCTCGGGCCGGACGTGACGGGGGGAGCtcgggccggcggtgggggagcCTCAGGCCGGCGTGGCGGGGGCGGGctcaggccggcggcggggggcctCAGCCaggcagaggaggaagatgaacaaGAGTTGAAAAAaagaggctgacaggtgggtcccgcAGCTGATAGGTGGGGCTCACAAAAAGAACATCCATCCCAACCCTTTCAAcctcttcaaccaaacaaaaactgGATCGGCTCCAACCCACTCATCCAAACATGAGATGGGTCGgttccaacccaacccacatcgtcccaaaaccaaacgctACCTAAGGTTCTACGACATATAAATACCTACAAATGCAATGCACTTCAACTTCCGattcatgtttaatttcttcAATTGGGAGTTGAAACGCGGATGCGGGCACGAGTATTCCCATCCAACTCGTTTGACTTCTCGTCTCCCCTAGTAACGATTTAGATTCGTGCCAGCACAAAAAATAATCAGCACAGATAATTTGGCTTATGTGCTGGCCTTTGATTAGCCCCAGCACGGATATTAATCGTATCGATATTTATCATCTGAACCGGTGGCCCCCCTTGTAGGCTTTAGGCCCGGCGCAGATGAGGCCCTCTACAGTATTATGATCATCTCTTTGGGCAAACCCAATAGGCAATAACCGCCTGCCACGATCGTACACCCTCCCCAACCACCCATGTTGTGTGCACTCCTAGTCATCGTGCCCTGTTAGCGCTAAAGCCAAGTTAGAAGGATATGAACATGTGGTGCTACCTAAAATAATTAGAGACATGAAAGTACAATTTTAGAGTTGCACGACTTTATTGGCACAAGGTGACAAGTTTTAAGGGCCACTCGTATATGTCATTGATATTATCATGAATATAATCATGTAAACATATATCAATTAAATTTTAAAATGTACACCTTTCAAAATATTTTCTAGTAAGCCGCTATCCTATGGTCCCCTCTTTCTGCCTCTATCCAGCAAGATACCACCAGGAAGGGGAGTTCGAACAATCCctctaaggtcccgtttggatcattggaattgaattccatcctaataatcataatttagacacaaattaattaagctaatataattgtatgtggaatatagttgtatattatagttggtgatatgggagagatacttgtatgctgcacttctactatagagaagcgagtctaagagcgtgctataagaattgaattccattctaataaccataatctatagaatcaatttccatctcccaccccatgaatttaagataggcttatatctaaactttggaaagttgtggaatgccacattccaacataaattagcctactccattaaatagattccaattccttggacccaaacgggacctaagagATTTCATAGTTGAAGTATATTTTTTATCCCTTAAGTATTACAAAAGTGTTACTAAAAAATATTacaaagtgtgacattcatcccttttattttatttggtgCAAAACAACCCTTTAACTacatgaaggagagagaaagggtcCATTGACTGCTCGATGTTAACCAAGGCCCACCACATGCGACCGGTTCCAGAAGCCGatagaagaccgaaagggaccCAATCTAAAGCGAAtccgactccaccaaataagggaaagcgtggagatTTATCGTTAGTAGGTTTTAGATTTATCGTAACAGTTAATGTCGTAACCGATTAGGATTTTAGTTTTCTccaggtataaatataaacccatgagccttgtaatcaaggaatcaatcaatcaatacaaccttttaGCACCACGCCACTAAAaccttaggagtaggagtagagtagaaaccGATGAGTTTCTTTTTGcgcgcagggctgcatcaacttcgaTCTCAGACGAGTTTGTAAGTACTATCACCCGAGCATCACGTTATatgtatcagaactttctaggcaTCATTCAATATTCTGATCTCTTatcgtgtggctagttatcgagttaacttAGATTGGAAGTAGAACTTTTTAggttttgtccaatattctatttGTCTTCAACATTGCTCATAGTTATCAAGTTATTtgattttattaagttgcatcgtattgatctcttagttttatcaagcgctCACAGTTATCAAACGGCTTAGATTTGATTAGGTTGTCTTTATAAGCTCCTCGATCTTGTTTAAGCTTTCACCAATTATCTAATCATATCGGCTGGTTAGACCTTGCATGCTTTACTtgttttatatatgctaggtctgaTAGATATTTATTCCTGCCACTCGCACTGCTAGCCGTCAGATTTTTAACGTCAAAACACTACCTATGAGAGTCGATGCCTCGGTTGGGTCTTATCCATATCTTCTGGTAGTGGGATGACGTCATTGAGCCGATGGAAGAGCGTGTGAGACCTTGCTGCCGCGAATTAGTCTATTATGCCCTCTCAATCGTGTTGCCTTGTCTAACTTCAATACACgtctcatgacattaattatATCTATTAACTTAATCGGCACATGAGTGGTGGGCAAGAGATCTTTGCTGCTATGTTCCAAGCTTTTAAATTAACAGATCaaggttaatgccctctcagccgtgttgccttgtctaagttTAATACACAACGACATTAATTAAGACCTATTAGTTTATCTAACATGCGCATGATTAGCAGAAGCTCCTTTTATAgctattattattttattttttttatctatctAACTAATCCCTACTTACCCATGTAATACGATGAGTCGAAGATATAAAGGCCCACTAAAAGTTTCGGTAAATCCTCTAAATTTCCTATATCATAAAAAACTATCTGAAAATTTTAACCGATTTACACCGAACTTATAGTAATTGACTCAATATTAGACATCGCCAAGTAGTGATTAGTAAGATAATTACATAGTCTAAATCGATGTTAAATTATATGATACTAAccattgttaaactaaggtAGGGACTATAAATGCACCGATTTAATTAGTTAAGaggttgatttgcaccaaatagAAAACGAtggatgaatgtcacacttttgcaatactcaAGGGatggaaaatataattttttctgCAAATAAAAATGGTATTTACCTTTCCTCACCTTTTTCAACGATGGTCATGAATCTTCCCATGTTGATCCCCTGGTCATCTTGCTtcgatggttttttttttccatttgtgATGTTTTTGACTATGGGTTTCGTGTTCGTGACGTCATTATTTTGAGGTTTTTTGAAATAACTGTACTATTTATCTAGCCCTCTATTCGCCTCAGAGGTGTTACATTCGGCAACAGTGAAGCCCTGGTTAAGGTGGGCTGGGAGTCGTGCAACCTTGCCGATGTTTCTCCCACGACTATGATTATATGGATTTGtggctaactttttttttcaaaaaaaaaagtttattttCAACCATCGCCTCGGTTTGGTTCCGACCATCAAACTCGAAATCAGAAATCTTTGACTATAAATCGTGTATAAATAGCCATCACACCATGTTTTGACTCGTTTTGAGTGGTTTTGACTGCCACGTTGGATCCACCGGCCATGTCATCATGTTGACTCAGATTAGGCCCACACGTCAGCGAGGCTCGGCCTCCCTCATGCCGGcgcccgccctcctccccaCGATGGAGTTGAAGTGTCAATCCAACATGCGCGTGGCTCTCGAGATGGCATCCGCCACGGCCGCATCGCGCCCACAGCTGCCACCTCCGCCTTCGCCTCGCCGGCAGGTGCGGGAGGGTGGCAGTGGTGGGAGGGAAGGCTGAGCCCAGTGCCGGCGCCGACTTCGAGTTTCTCCTCGACCGGTGCAGAGCTGTGTCCACCTGCATGATTTGAGTTGGCACAAATCTTACTTTGTTATCTATTTGTAACCTTTTTATTGAGGAACAATATAAACCAAACGTAGGGATGGTCGTAATGGATGGGTGGTAATGAAGactttataaaaaaatgtttgtaATTTTAAATATTTACACCATATTTTCAGTATGAATTTATTAATTTTTCTTAGTATAAATAGGTATAAGATGgtgtctttttttaaaaaaaaaagtttaattGCAAAGTGGCACTGTTTCAAAAGTCTTCAAAACACATTTCCAGAGGAAAAGAAATAtctcctccggcgccggcccTTCCGTCCGCAGATATTTTGCACACCGGTTCCGTTGGCTCTTCCCTACCTCCCActtctcctcgccgccggccgccgcgccgccaatCCCGACAGCCATGGACTCGAAGACGGATGTCGAGCTCCGCGGCCTCGACATCGATGTAGAACTCGACCCAGAGGACCTCCAGCCGTCGGTGCCCCTCAAGAAGGTTCCCGGCGGCGACCTCTTcgaggcggcgcgggcgggggaCTGCGACCGCCTCGCCCTTCTCCTCGAGGCCGGCGCAAATGTCAACGCGCGCGACCGCTGGGATTCCGTCGCACTCTACTACGCCTGCCTCGCGGGCCACGCCGAGGCCGCGCGGATGCTGCTCGAGGCCGGCGCCGTCTGCGCCGAGCGCACCTTCGATGGCGACCGGTGCCACTACGCCGCGCTCAACCTTCGCCTCCGCTGGCTGCTCAAGTCGTTCGAAGCccggccgccaccgctcgcGCCGCTCCCCGCCGCGCTCCGGGCAACGTTTCTCGCCTGCCCCGCCAACCGCGCCGCCTTCCTCGAGATGCTCCAGGGGAGCGCCGGCGCCGAAGCCACCGCCCTCGCCGCAGCCGCTGGTTAGTGCTGCTTGCTCACGTTTCTTTGATTCCTTGTTCTTGCAATACATTGATGTCAAGTGGAATGATTGTATTAGCCATTGGGTAACTATTCCACTGATCAAAATAAGGATGATTTTTTTATAGAGTTCCTATTGCTAACCTTGATCTAATTTATATGCCAATGCCACTATGCCAGTATAAAATGATTGGCAATGGAAATCTACTTGAGATTTTAATTAGTATGCTTGCCTGCTCAAAATGCAGCATGTGCAGTCAGTTCATTTCGATGTATGCAAAGGCCAGTACGATATAGTATTGTGTTGTTTGAAGTACCGGATCCGGTGTGGTGGGGATAAGTCTGAAAGAGACTTTGCTTGCTTGTTTTTCTTGGATTGCTCATTCCTGAGCTATTGATGACAGGAAAAATATTAGATTTTATGGTGCAGTTCAGAATTTGTGATTTTGGGGTTCTTCAAATAGGATTAGCAATTTGGCACTACTCCACTGATAATAATTGTAAGGATACTTAGTTACTTTAAGTTCAAATTGTTAGACGTTCATTTCATGTATGTACCAATGCCAGTCTAAGATTATTTGGAGTAAGATCTGATTTCTAAATTTTTGACACTAAGAAAAAAATCTGAATCATGTGTGCTTGGCTATTGAAATGCATTGTGCATAATCAGTTCATCTAGCTATATGCAAAATGCCAGTAAAAGGTAATGTCTGCTTCAGCTGTTTCATCGAGCACAATGTGCAAATTTTTGAATGCTCACTTTGCTTTATTGCATGTAAAGAAGATGTGTTAACATATATACTGATGAATATGCAGGATTTGGTCCAAAGGATGATCCATCAAGTGCTTGCCTTTTCCCTCCCGATATTACATTCTACCTGGATGGAAAACCAGTTGAAGCTCACCGTGTCATCCTTTGTGCCCGATCTcctttctttgaaaagaagttCAAGACAGACTGGAAAGACAGGAAGGAAGTGAGATTTTCTAACCAAAAGTTGTATTATGGTGCCTTATACAGCCTCATCCATTTCTTCTATTCTGATAGACTGGAGGTAGCTGTGGACGACATGGAAAATTTGGCGCGGGCATGCAAAGTTTGCAAGTGTGAGGAATTACAAAAGATTTTGGATAGTGAAGTTGTGCATCAGAAGTATGCAGAATACAAGTCGGCAAGAGAATTGGATTTGGACAATTCACAGAAACGATTCATTTTACAAGCACAGTCCTTGCCTGAGGAAGATCGCCTTCCATCAACGTTGCAGCGTATTCTGCATACTTGTCTAGCTAACTCAAGAGAAGAAGGCTATTATAGTGAGGATTCAAATGAGATGCGCAAAAACTTGGAGGAGGATCTTGCCGATCTTTATATAAAAGTAGGTGATAAGGTTTTCCATTGTCATATGGTGATTTTGGCCTCGAGGTCAGAGTACTTTAGAGCCAGGCTATCTCGAACTGTTGATTTCCTTGAAGGTAGCAGTGGATTTCAAGCAGCTCAAAACCTTCCACTTCTTGAGGAGCATGACTTGAGTGCAGAAGCATTCGAAAAGATGCTGGAATACATGTAAGATTCAATTGTAGTTTACATGTTTCACCACTATTTTTATTGTTGTTTCTGTTTTCTTGCTTACTTTTTTGTTGTGTAACTCTTAGGTATACTGATAAGCTTGAGCATTTGGATCCTGATCAGGTAAGATATACAAAACTGAGTTTATTACCTCTCCTTGTAATAAATGCCCTTTTCTTATGAAACTAAATATAAGTACAACTATTGCAGGCTGAAGAACTATTTGATGTTGCATCGAGGTACTTGTTGTTTCCCCTTAAGCGGGTTGTAGCTGATATGCTGTTGCCATATCTCGAACATGTTTCGCCTGCAGAATTGTGCCGCTGGTTGATGCTGTCAGACATGTACGTGTGCTTACTATTATTGATGCTACTTGTCATGAATAGATTATTTAGTGTGTTACTCAATGTCAGATTTTGCTCCTGAACACAGATATGGTGTCATGAAAATAAGGGAGTACATCTTGGATATCATTGCCTGCAACTTCGAGATGTTTGCAGGCACTCTAGAGTTCCGGGCCTTGCTTTTGACTCTCCCACCGCCATCTGGAGACGACTCATTGCGGACAACTCGTCCCAGTGCACCTGGGACTGCAGGCAACACTGATCAAGGCAACATTCTTGATGATTTGCGCGAGAAGTGGTTAGAAGCAGAGGGTGCTGAGCTTGACGAGAGGGATGAGAGTGCAGCTCTGTTTGATAAACGACTGGAGACGCTTATGCTTGTTGCTGAGAAAGAAGCTGTTGATGAAGACGCCTGAGTTCAATGAGAACTAGCGTTTTGTAGTCTTAGCTGGACACTGGTTTAGGTTTTGTGGGTTACAAGTTTATCTCTTGTATCAAACAGACCAGGTTTGGATGAAATTTAATATCCAGAGAGCAAAGCATGGTGTAAACAATTACCTTCTTTCACTTTTGTTGCATATAATCTAAGTTTGAAACAGATCCTAGATGATACTGAAATTTCAACATCTGGTAGCATGCAGTCAACACAGTGCCAAAGTGCAAATTCATTGCTTTGTTGCTTTAAGTCCTGCTCGTGAATCATCTTACTATGTTAGATTTGTCGATATTGCACGGTTACTATTGGAatcattccttttttttcatcttACTATGTTAGaatcattccttttttttttttccatctatTGGAGAATAATGCAATATTGCTTCTTCTGGGCGATCAGATGGAAAATCTATAATGGTGAGCAAGGTTGCTTCCCTATTTCAGTTTGATGTGAATTAGTTGGATGAACCAGGGCCTatcttggagttggagatgTATGAAAACCGTCAAACTGTTTATAGAAGAAAATAGCTACATCTTCTACAAAGAAACCTCCAAGGTGCACGACACAGACTGAAACAACCTCAACAAAGCCACCAGCAGAGGTGTAAGTGTAATCGAAACACACACCAGAGCTGTGTCATTAAGTTATTGGGCAATGGCAACAGCTTGGGACATTCAGAACCAAAGCTTGTACCCCCCACGTCAAGCATACGAATAAGTCAGGGATTGGAAAGCACTCTGCTCATCAGCTTGACGGCCAGTCCCGGCGGATGTCGAAGGTGTAGTTCATCTCCAGGTAGCACTTGCGATCGTCGTCGACAAACTGGTAAAGTGCGAAAACAGAACACCTCGATCATTGACTTACAAATTGTGCAGGTGAAATGAACACTGCTAAGGTGGCGTCTGAATGAACGTTACAGGAGACGGTTGTTTAATTACCTTTGTTCGTGCAGAGTATGATCCCCGGGCAAAGATCCCGGACGGGGTGGTCTCCTCAGGCGTCACGTAGGTGTAGGGCTCCGCCTGGGGGCTGAACGTCCCCAGCATCTCCTTGGTGCTGTCCACTGCAAAAAGAGCAATCCAGCATCAGATCAACAAACTGAACAATCCTTGGTGCCATCCATGGGAGGCAAAATGCATGTAATGTAGGTGTACCTCTGATACCGGTCTTCCAGACGGTGTTGGTATAGCGGAGGCCCGAGACGATGttgccggcgacggcgaaggtGAACTTGAGCCGATAGGCGCTGCCCTCCTTGAGCGTGAACCACGGCTCCTTGCTCTtgggctccggcggcagcggtagCACCATGTCCCGCCGCCCAGGCGACAGGATGGACAGGCCCGTGATCTTCACGTCCGGCTCCAGCGTCTCTGCAGTTTAGTTGGTGCATCACAAACAGTGAAAACAAGATCGAAAAGGTTTTGAAAAATTCATTTCCTGCCATATTTGCCACCGTCAGTGACAGAGGTTGACACAACGATGGCAAATATGAGATTGCAATTTCTTCAGTGGCAATGAAGAATTGTGCTGAAGAATTTAGCGAGCAAAGAAGCGTGCTCCCTTCCTCGACGGTTCGGAGACACTGTATCATTGTCCTTCACAGCTTTTGAGGACATTGCCACCATTGACCACTACACCAACGGAATAGGAGTATCATATCGTAGTGCATAAAAGTACAGCATGAGATACCTAGGCACCAAGACAGGAATGCACGAAAGATGCCGCAGCAAAGTGCCGACCGGAGGCATTTTAGTACAACCTTTGGCTACAAATGATTAGCAACAAGAGGACGTCAAAGCACGCCATACGACCTTTTCCGTGGCAGCCGGCACAAAGCACCTTCACTTTTCTCAGCTTCACAACCTGCTGACTGATTAAGGGACGGTTTGGAATTCATAG
It includes:
- the LOC101778789 gene encoding BTB/POZ domain-containing protein At2g04740; amino-acid sequence: MDSKTDVELRGLDIDVELDPEDLQPSVPLKKVPGGDLFEAARAGDCDRLALLLEAGANVNARDRWDSVALYYACLAGHAEAARMLLEAGAVCAERTFDGDRCHYAALNLRLRWLLKSFEARPPPLAPLPAALRATFLACPANRAAFLEMLQGSAGAEATALAAAAGFGPKDDPSSACLFPPDITFYLDGKPVEAHRVILCARSPFFEKKFKTDWKDRKEVRFSNQKLYYGALYSLIHFFYSDRLEVAVDDMENLARACKVCKCEELQKILDSEVVHQKYAEYKSARELDLDNSQKRFILQAQSLPEEDRLPSTLQRILHTCLANSREEGYYSEDSNEMRKNLEEDLADLYIKVGDKVFHCHMVILASRSEYFRARLSRTVDFLEGSSGFQAAQNLPLLEEHDLSAEAFEKMLEYMYTDKLEHLDPDQAEELFDVASRYLLFPLKRVVADMLLPYLEHVSPAELCRWLMLSDIYGVMKIREYILDIIACNFEMFAGTLEFRALLLTLPPPSGDDSLRTTRPSAPGTAGNTDQGNILDDLREKWLEAEGAELDERDESAALFDKRLETLMLVAEKEAVDEDA
- the LOC101779466 gene encoding rho GDP-dissociation inhibitor 1, whose translation is MSSAAVSSASSCSGKLKEEETPQGRQMERERRRAEECSSAAGEQEQSVGAVDRKLSEASLCASANDEEEDEDEEAAAAAKDAIELGPRVSIKEQLDKDKDDESLRRWKEQLLGSVDLSSVGETLEPDVKITGLSILSPGRRDMVLPLPPEPKSKEPWFTLKEGSAYRLKFTFAVAGNIVSGLRYTNTVWKTGIRVDSTKEMLGTFSPQAEPYTYVTPEETTPSGIFARGSYSARTKFVDDDRKCYLEMNYTFDIRRDWPSS